From the Manihot esculenta cultivar AM560-2 chromosome 14, M.esculenta_v8, whole genome shotgun sequence genome, the window TTTAGCACGATAATGAGAATCAACAAACGGTAGTTTATGTGATTTACTCACATTATAAGCATGAAAATGATGAAATTTATtactagaattaaaaaaaaatattattagatcTAAGAACATCATGAACAACTTAGAAATTTTTACGTTCTAGCCGCTCATGCCATAACGAAACCATTGCTGGAAAAGTTTTTGGAGAGAATAACCGAACTTGTTGTAGAGGAAAGTGATAAAGACCATTGTCACTCGGACCTTGGTATAACACCTGCTTCGTGGGGATATCTTTCACAAAATATTTGTTaggaaaaaattcaattgaagtgTTATTTTATGAAGTAAAAGCAGAAACTGGCATTAAATTGTTAGTGATAGCAGGTGAATAAAGAATATCATTCAAACGAAAATTATGACCATTAATAGAAGTAATTGAAGAACCACGAGATAAGACAGGAAAGTGTTTTACCATTAGCAATTGTGAGAGCGGTGGGATCATTAACAGGAACAGGATGAGCTATAGTTTCCTGATTAGCTACTAGATGATAATTTGCGCCGGAGTCCACAGTCCAAACCTGAAGAGGTTTGGTTTGAGTTTTTACTACATTGGCTTGAGAATTGGTGCGAGGTGAGGGACATTGTCTTGAAACATGTCCTGTTCCATTGAAATTAAAACATGTTAAAGTAGAAGTGCCACGACCAGAAGCATAACTAGACTGCCCAAAACTGCGTCCTTGATATGATGACTGTCCACCACGCCCACGGTAACCACGGCCATGCCCTCTACTGCCTCGTCTAGAATTTGCATAGTGAGCAGTAGCAAGAACGACAAAATTAAGAGTGAGAGAATCAAACTTCAATTGGGATTCTTCTTTGAGCAGTAATGCATACAACTCACTAAAAGTAATATGAGTATTTCGTGCTTCTATAGCACGCATAAAAGGACGAGAATCCGGATCCAATCATTccaaaacatcacagaaaagaTTTTTCTCTGTAACAGATCCTTCTAATGCACAAAGCTAATCATAATACGATTTTGCTTTGCGCATGTAATTGTCAATCGAATAATTACCTCGCTGCAAATGCTTGAGTTGTTTATGTAGCTGTTGAATTCGCGTTTTAGCACTGGTGGAATAAATTACAGTGAGCTTGTCTCAAGCATCCTTGGCAGTGGCGCAACGAGTGACCAGATAAAGAATAGATTCAGAAACGAAACAATTAATCCAGTTATGAACGATCTGATCTTGACAGAACTAATCCATAAATGTGGGATTTGGTTTGCCATTGGGTAAAAAGCGATCTAGTGCAGTAACAGTATCATCGACATAAGAAGCCAATCTGTATCCATGAAGAAGAGG encodes:
- the LOC110600535 gene encoding uncharacterized protein LOC110600535 produces the protein MRAIEARNTHITFSELYALLLKEESQLKFDSLTLNFVVLATAHYANSRRGSRGHGRGYRGRGGQSSYQGRSFGQSSYASGRGTSTLTCFNFNGTGHVSRQCPSPRTNSQANVVKTQTKPLQVWTVDSGANYHLVANQETIAHPVPVNDPTALTIANGKTLSCLISWFFNYFY